In one Neobacillus sp. WH10 genomic region, the following are encoded:
- a CDS encoding Gfo/Idh/MocA family oxidoreductase, which translates to MSLRYAIIGCGRISPNHIAAAIENELEIVGLCDIVPENMEDKVLKFKLPQSTPLYTDYKELLEKEKPQLVAICTESGKHGKIALDCINAGINLIIEKPIALSLEEADEIITKAKEKNVKVSACHQNRFNKSIQKIREAVEEERFGRLLHGTAHIRWNRGEDYYKQAPWRGTWEQDGGALMNQCIHNLDLLRWMMGDEIVEVVGMTDNLKHNFIEAEDLGMALIKFSNGSYGIVEGTTNIYPNNLEETLYIFGEKGTVKAGGKSVNLIEEWQFADMLDDPEDVKAKYHENPPSVYGFGHKPLYADVIDAIQNDRQPYVTAEDGRRALELVLAIYKSATEGKSVKLPLDKCSSLDFKGRFDR; encoded by the coding sequence ATGAGTCTAAGATATGCAATTATTGGCTGTGGAAGAATTTCACCCAATCATATAGCAGCCGCTATAGAAAATGAACTTGAAATTGTTGGTTTATGTGATATTGTACCCGAAAATATGGAGGATAAAGTCTTAAAATTTAAACTTCCGCAATCTACTCCTCTATATACTGATTATAAGGAGTTACTTGAAAAAGAAAAACCGCAGTTAGTAGCCATTTGCACTGAGAGCGGTAAACATGGCAAAATCGCTTTAGATTGTATTAATGCAGGCATCAATCTTATTATTGAAAAGCCTATCGCGCTTTCACTAGAAGAAGCTGATGAAATTATTACAAAGGCTAAAGAGAAAAATGTGAAGGTAAGTGCATGCCATCAAAACCGTTTTAATAAATCTATTCAAAAAATCAGAGAAGCGGTAGAAGAAGAGCGCTTTGGAAGATTACTTCATGGAACTGCTCATATTCGTTGGAATAGGGGAGAAGATTATTATAAACAAGCTCCTTGGCGTGGAACATGGGAACAAGACGGAGGAGCACTGATGAACCAGTGTATCCATAATCTAGATCTTCTTCGCTGGATGATGGGAGATGAAATAGTAGAAGTAGTCGGTATGACTGATAATTTGAAACATAACTTTATCGAAGCGGAAGACTTAGGTATGGCGCTAATCAAGTTTTCTAATGGAAGTTATGGAATTGTTGAAGGGACTACAAATATTTATCCAAACAACCTTGAAGAAACATTGTATATATTCGGGGAAAAAGGAACAGTTAAAGCTGGCGGGAAATCTGTCAATCTTATTGAAGAATGGCAGTTTGCAGATATGCTAGATGATCCAGAGGATGTCAAAGCAAAGTATCATGAAAATCCACCAAGTGTTTATGGATTTGGACATAAACCTCTTTATGCTGACGTAATTGATGCAATTCAAAATGATAGACAGCCTTATGTTACAGCTGAAGATGGAAGAAGAGCACTAGAACTTGTGCTTGCCATTTATAAATCTGCAACTGAAGGTAAGAGCGTTAAACTTCCATTAGATAAATGCAGCTCGCTGGATTTCAAAGGTCGGTTTGATCGATGA
- a CDS encoding nucleotide sugar dehydrogenase gives MSNLLGKLVNKSATLGVVGLGYVGLPLAVEKAKAGFKTIGFDIQESKVKMVNDGKNYIGDVVNEDLEEIVMSGLLSATSDFAQVAKADCVCICVPTPLDEHQQPDISYVRASAESIVPFMHKDMLIVLESTTYPGTTEELLKPILEKSGLKCGEDFYLAFSPERVDPGNLIYKTKNTPKVVGGITPKCTDVAAVLYESILEAPIHRVSSPAIAEMEKILENTYRNVNIGLVNELSILCNKMGINFWEVVDAAKSKPYGFQAFYPGPGLGGHCIPLDPYYLSWKAREYGFHTSMIESSMMVNDRMPEYCVERASKILNRYKKAMNGSRVLVLGVAYKQDIDDYRESPALRVIEELEKEGAEVVYFDPYVLEYRDHGKIKKGESELTAELIEGADLVIVTTAHTLVDYDFVQQHAKAIFDTKNAMKHVNDRNNIELL, from the coding sequence ATGAGTAATTTACTAGGAAAATTAGTAAATAAATCAGCAACACTTGGAGTTGTGGGTTTGGGATATGTAGGTTTGCCACTTGCTGTAGAAAAAGCAAAAGCTGGGTTTAAAACGATTGGTTTTGATATACAAGAATCTAAAGTAAAAATGGTTAACGATGGTAAGAATTATATTGGTGATGTTGTCAATGAAGATCTCGAAGAAATAGTGATGTCAGGGCTTCTTTCAGCTACTTCAGATTTTGCACAGGTTGCTAAAGCAGACTGTGTATGTATTTGTGTCCCAACACCACTTGATGAACACCAACAGCCAGATATCAGTTATGTTAGAGCCTCAGCTGAGAGTATTGTCCCTTTTATGCATAAAGATATGCTAATTGTTCTAGAGTCAACAACTTATCCAGGAACTACTGAAGAACTTCTAAAGCCAATCCTTGAAAAATCCGGACTAAAATGTGGTGAGGACTTCTATCTTGCATTTTCACCAGAACGTGTTGATCCTGGTAATTTGATTTATAAGACTAAAAACACTCCCAAGGTTGTCGGCGGGATTACTCCAAAATGTACTGATGTCGCAGCCGTACTATACGAAAGTATACTTGAAGCCCCGATACACCGTGTGTCATCTCCTGCAATTGCTGAGATGGAGAAAATCCTGGAAAACACCTATAGAAATGTAAATATAGGTCTTGTAAATGAGCTATCTATTCTATGTAATAAGATGGGAATTAACTTCTGGGAAGTGGTTGATGCTGCAAAATCTAAACCATATGGATTTCAGGCGTTTTATCCTGGGCCAGGACTTGGAGGGCACTGTATTCCGCTCGATCCATACTATCTCTCTTGGAAAGCACGTGAATATGGATTCCATACTTCTATGATAGAATCTTCTATGATGGTTAATGATCGTATGCCTGAATACTGTGTGGAGAGAGCAAGTAAAATCTTAAATAGGTACAAAAAGGCAATGAATGGTTCAAGAGTCCTGGTACTTGGTGTAGCATATAAACAAGATATTGATGATTATAGAGAGAGCCCTGCACTTAGAGTAATAGAAGAGCTAGAAAAAGAAGGGGCGGAAGTTGTTTACTTTGACCCTTATGTTCTGGAGTATCGTGATCATGGAAAGATTAAAAAAGGCGAATCTGAATTAACAGCTGAACTTATTGAAGGTGCTGATCTAGTTATAGTAACAACTGCACACACACTGGTAGATTACGATTTTGTACAGCAACATGCAAAGGCTATATTTGATACTAAAAATGCAATGAAGCATGTAAATGATAGAAATAATATAGAATTATTATAG
- a CDS encoding oligosaccharide flippase family protein → MLLIKKMFSFSIGNIGALFIGIITIPIITRLIAPSEYGVANLFITIVSVLSIFSLAGLDQAFVRFFYETKKKNLLKKCYIISIMVTSILSLFLFIFDSKISSFISPDSSFSILMILYIFSLILFKFSLLILRMMQYGYRYSLIQVLQKVFDLVFIVSLAFLLSPDRYAIIIGNILTFISLSLIILLFSKSFWKIEDNDKEIRVINYKELLKYSIPLLISSLMTVLFQTLDKLFLNIWVSNEELGIYTAGFKVIAILNVIQASFAVIWAPISLEQYKYNSEDRNFYSRMSKIITVIMFITCILVVLLKDVFVLFLGSEYREAASIIPFLALMPVLYTMSETTVQGVNFVLKSHLHIIISGISLAVNVLLCLIFIPTLGMKGAAMAVGFSYVVFYLMRTFFGLKHYYFENKMLETIIMLAAIVLWIILVVFIDSNFLLYFGGLILFSILIILFKQEILECGAILKNRFRVSEVKE, encoded by the coding sequence TTGTTGCTAATAAAAAAAATGTTTTCATTTTCAATAGGGAATATTGGGGCATTATTTATAGGTATTATAACAATACCGATTATTACTAGACTTATTGCACCATCCGAATATGGTGTTGCAAATTTATTTATAACAATTGTGAGTGTACTAAGTATATTCTCATTAGCAGGTCTTGATCAAGCGTTTGTTCGTTTTTTCTATGAAACTAAGAAAAAAAACTTATTAAAGAAGTGCTATATAATAAGTATAATGGTTACTTCAATACTCTCACTTTTTCTATTTATTTTTGATAGCAAGATATCAAGTTTTATTTCTCCTGACAGTTCATTTTCAATTTTAATGATATTATATATATTCTCTTTAATTCTCTTTAAATTTAGCTTGTTAATTTTACGTATGATGCAATATGGGTATAGGTACTCGTTAATTCAAGTACTTCAAAAAGTTTTCGATTTAGTATTCATTGTTTCACTGGCCTTTTTGCTATCACCTGATAGATACGCAATAATAATAGGGAATATACTTACCTTTATTTCCCTTTCTTTGATAATTTTGTTATTCTCAAAATCATTCTGGAAAATTGAGGATAATGATAAAGAGATCCGAGTAATAAACTATAAAGAGCTTCTTAAGTATTCTATACCATTATTAATCTCCTCATTAATGACAGTTTTATTTCAGACTTTGGATAAACTTTTCTTAAATATTTGGGTATCTAATGAGGAATTGGGTATTTATACAGCAGGATTTAAAGTGATTGCAATACTTAATGTTATACAAGCGTCATTTGCAGTAATTTGGGCACCCATTAGTCTAGAACAGTATAAATACAATTCGGAAGACCGTAATTTTTACAGTAGAATGTCCAAAATAATAACTGTTATTATGTTCATTACCTGTATTTTAGTTGTTTTGTTGAAAGACGTGTTTGTACTATTTTTAGGTTCAGAATACCGTGAGGCGGCATCAATTATACCATTTCTAGCCTTAATGCCTGTACTTTATACAATGTCTGAAACTACTGTTCAGGGAGTTAATTTTGTTTTAAAATCCCATTTGCATATTATTATTTCTGGAATATCTTTGGCTGTTAATGTTTTATTATGCCTAATATTTATTCCAACCCTGGGTATGAAGGGTGCAGCCATGGCTGTAGGTTTTTCTTATGTTGTATTTTATTTAATGCGTACATTTTTTGGATTGAAACATTATTATTTTGAGAATAAAATGTTGGAAACTATTATAATGCTAGCTGCTATAGTATTATGGATAATTCTAGTAGTATTCATCGATAGTAATTTTCTGCTTTATTTTGGAGGTTTGATTCTATTTTCCATACTTATCATTCTATTTAAGCAGGAAATCTTGGAATGTGGAGCTATTTTAAAAAATAGATTTAGGGTAAGCGAAGTTAAAGAATAA
- a CDS encoding glycosyltransferase — protein sequence MNILIIPSWYPSKSNPLSGSFFREQAISLHKAGHKVIVVNVSFQDRRGYFDVDNFKLKKFYDEGVIVYSYTIPAFGLGRAKRLMISNFYKRLNRVYRKIVEDGEQVDIIHAHSYMPAGYCACKIGEMNNIPVVITEHSSKIINKDLSPIEVNYLKKCLEMAECFICVGDGLKQSVIELTGTNKKIEVVPNMVSSLFQYKEKNRHLDDFIFCSVGNLIGRKRFGLTINAFTKSFKGNGNIKLQIIGGGSLYNELKEQIDNLGMNEQIFLLGEMDREKVKHQLQACDTFVLASANETFGVVYIEALACGKPVIGTRNGGAEWIINEDNGVLVDVDNEVQLADAMLKMVNNYNDYHKNEISRATISQYGEKPVTSRLNLIYERCIKE from the coding sequence TTGAATATATTGATAATACCATCGTGGTATCCGAGTAAAAGCAATCCTCTTAGTGGATCATTTTTTAGAGAACAAGCAATTTCGTTGCATAAAGCTGGACATAAAGTAATTGTTGTAAATGTTTCTTTTCAAGATAGAAGAGGTTATTTTGATGTAGATAATTTTAAGTTGAAAAAATTTTATGATGAGGGTGTAATAGTTTATTCCTATACAATACCTGCATTTGGGTTAGGTAGAGCAAAAAGATTAATGATCTCAAATTTTTATAAACGTTTAAATAGAGTATATCGTAAAATTGTTGAAGACGGAGAACAAGTTGATATTATACATGCACATTCTTATATGCCAGCTGGATATTGCGCTTGTAAAATTGGAGAAATGAATAATATTCCGGTAGTTATTACAGAACATTCAAGCAAAATAATAAATAAAGATCTTTCACCTATAGAGGTTAATTACCTAAAAAAATGTTTAGAAATGGCTGAATGCTTTATTTGCGTAGGGGATGGACTTAAACAAAGTGTTATTGAATTAACAGGGACCAATAAAAAAATAGAAGTGGTGCCAAACATGGTATCTTCCTTATTTCAATATAAAGAAAAAAATAGGCACTTAGATGATTTTATTTTTTGTAGCGTCGGGAACCTAATTGGGAGAAAGCGGTTTGGGTTAACCATAAATGCTTTTACAAAATCTTTCAAGGGTAATGGTAATATCAAATTACAAATTATTGGCGGGGGTTCATTGTACAATGAATTGAAAGAACAAATAGATAATCTTGGGATGAATGAGCAAATCTTTTTGCTAGGAGAAATGGACAGGGAAAAAGTTAAACATCAGTTACAAGCGTGTGATACATTTGTGCTTGCAAGCGCAAATGAGACCTTTGGGGTTGTGTATATTGAGGCTTTGGCCTGTGGTAAACCGGTAATCGGGACACGTAATGGTGGTGCAGAATGGATTATTAATGAGGACAATGGAGTTTTAGTTGATGTCGATAATGAAGTACAGTTGGCAGATGCAATGTTAAAAATGGTTAATAATTATAATGATTACCATAAGAATGAAATAAGTAGAGCAACTATTAGCCAATATGGAGAAAAACCAGTTACTAGCAGACTAAATTTAATATATGAAAGGTGTATTAAAGAATGA
- a CDS encoding glycosyltransferase family 4 protein yields the protein MKIVHLCLSNFYIENFGYQENLIPKYHKKNGHDVTIIASRFTYREDNGEPELTKTGEYNNSNGIKVIRIDYRYKWLGKLNEKLKIYEGTYKLLEKEQPDLIFNHGIQFLDLKEVARYVKDNPNCKLIADNHAAYINSGKNLFSREILHKRIYKWVIQKSLPYIKKIFVLAPGCRDFVKEMYNVSDEKMEYLYLGADTEKIDFKNQEEIKVKIRNSLNISGDDFVLITGGKLSKGKNIELLLKSIKKIQYKKLKLLVFGVFSDDIKQEMLKLIKLDDRVSYIGWLNGEDVYDYYMASDAAIFPGTKSALWEQAICSGLPLICKRWEGMEYVDVGGNCLFIDDDNEDRIKEFIEILMNDNELYSNMRVIAKTRGYETFSYERISRQAIKLGDN from the coding sequence TTGAAAATAGTACACTTATGTTTATCCAATTTTTATATAGAGAATTTTGGCTATCAAGAAAACCTTATTCCTAAGTACCATAAAAAAAACGGGCATGATGTAACTATAATTGCCTCTAGATTTACATATAGAGAAGATAATGGAGAGCCGGAACTCACGAAAACTGGAGAATACAATAATTCTAATGGAATTAAAGTAATAAGAATTGATTATAGATATAAATGGTTAGGAAAACTTAATGAAAAATTGAAAATATACGAAGGAACTTATAAACTTCTTGAAAAAGAGCAGCCCGATTTAATATTTAACCACGGCATCCAATTTTTAGATTTAAAAGAGGTCGCTAGGTATGTAAAAGATAACCCCAATTGTAAATTAATTGCGGATAACCATGCTGCATACATTAATAGTGGAAAAAATTTATTTTCAAGGGAAATCCTACATAAAAGGATTTATAAATGGGTTATTCAAAAGTCATTACCATATATTAAGAAGATTTTTGTATTAGCTCCAGGGTGTAGAGATTTTGTTAAAGAAATGTATAATGTTTCAGACGAGAAGATGGAGTATTTGTATTTAGGTGCTGATACAGAAAAAATCGACTTTAAAAACCAAGAGGAAATTAAGGTAAAAATAAGAAATAGTCTGAATATTAGTGGAGACGATTTTGTATTAATAACAGGTGGAAAGTTAAGTAAAGGAAAAAATATTGAATTACTGCTAAAATCAATAAAAAAAATTCAATATAAAAAATTAAAGCTATTAGTTTTTGGTGTTTTTTCGGATGACATAAAACAGGAAATGTTAAAACTAATTAAATTAGATGATAGAGTAAGTTACATCGGTTGGTTAAATGGGGAAGATGTCTATGATTATTATATGGCTTCAGATGCTGCAATATTCCCAGGTACAAAATCAGCTTTATGGGAGCAAGCTATTTGTAGTGGATTGCCATTGATATGCAAAAGGTGGGAAGGTATGGAGTACGTTGATGTAGGTGGTAATTGTTTGTTTATAGATGATGATAATGAAGATAGAATCAAAGAATTTATTGAAATACTAATGAATGATAATGAATTATACAGTAATATGAGAGTTATTGCTAAGACAAGGGGATATGAAACGTTCTCTTATGAAAGAATTTCTAGGCAGGCAATCAAACTTGGAGATAATTAA
- the wecB gene encoding UDP-N-acetylglucosamine 2-epimerase (non-hydrolyzing), producing the protein MKKLKVMTVVGTRPEIIRLSAVINKLEESNAIEHTLVHTGQNYDYELNEVFFKDFKLKKPDYFLNAATGTAVETIGNILVKIDPIMEEVKPDAFLVLGDTNSCLCAIAAKRRHIPIFHMEAGNRCFDQRVPEETNRKIVDHTADINLTYSDIAREYLLREGFPSDRIIKTGSPMFEVLNSRKDDIEKSDVLKRLGLEEGKYFVVSAHREENINSETNFLDLVDSLNAVAEKFNIPVIVSTHPRTKNMIDAKGIEFNPLIKTMKPLGFIDYVKLQTKAKAVLSDSGTISEESSILRFRSLNIRQAHERPEAMEEASVMMVGLEKERILQGLEILETQEKDTLRFVGDYSMPNVSDKVLRIILSYTDYVNRNVWGRKG; encoded by the coding sequence ATGAAGAAATTAAAAGTCATGACAGTCGTTGGTACAAGACCAGAGATAATAAGACTGTCAGCTGTTATAAATAAATTAGAAGAATCAAATGCAATAGAACACACGCTTGTTCATACAGGGCAAAATTATGATTATGAATTAAATGAAGTGTTTTTTAAAGATTTTAAACTAAAAAAGCCAGACTATTTTCTTAATGCAGCTACTGGAACAGCAGTAGAAACTATTGGTAATATCTTGGTTAAAATAGATCCTATCATGGAAGAAGTAAAACCGGATGCATTTTTGGTACTTGGTGATACTAATAGTTGTTTATGTGCGATTGCAGCTAAAAGAAGACATATACCGATTTTCCATATGGAAGCAGGTAATCGATGCTTTGACCAAAGAGTACCTGAAGAAACGAACAGAAAAATTGTTGACCATACAGCAGATATTAATTTGACCTATAGTGATATTGCAAGAGAATATCTCCTTAGAGAAGGTTTCCCATCAGATCGGATTATTAAAACAGGAAGTCCCATGTTTGAAGTGCTTAACTCTAGAAAAGATGATATAGAGAAATCAGATGTTTTAAAAAGGTTGGGACTAGAAGAAGGTAAATATTTTGTAGTATCTGCCCACAGGGAAGAAAATATTAATTCAGAAACCAATTTTCTAGATTTAGTTGATAGTTTAAACGCAGTCGCTGAAAAGTTTAATATTCCTGTTATTGTAAGTACTCACCCTAGAACTAAAAATATGATTGATGCTAAAGGGATAGAGTTTAACCCACTTATCAAAACTATGAAACCCTTAGGATTTATTGATTATGTGAAACTTCAAACTAAAGCAAAGGCTGTACTTAGTGATAGTGGAACGATTAGTGAAGAATCTTCTATTCTTAGGTTCAGATCACTTAATATCAGACAAGCTCATGAAAGACCAGAAGCTATGGAAGAGGCATCAGTAATGATGGTTGGGCTTGAAAAAGAGAGAATTTTACAGGGACTTGAAATATTAGAAACGCAAGAAAAAGATACATTAAGATTTGTAGGAGATTATAGTATGCCTAATGTATCAGATAAAGTTCTTAGGATTATATTGTCTTATACTGATTATGTTAATAGGAATGTTTGGGGGAGGAAAGGTTAA
- a CDS encoding capsular polysaccharide biosynthesis protein CapF, giving the protein MKILVTGSQGFVGKNLVAELKNKGYNDIYEFSRESDRSLLEKYTQDCDFVFHLAGINRPKDESEFIEGNVGFTAELLELLKKSNNKAPVLITSSIQAEKDNPYGRSKKAGEDLLFDYYKETNVKVFIYRLPNIFGKWSKPNYNTVVATYCHNIARDMDIQINNPDAELTLCYIDDLIEEFFRALEETPTISGDYCAIPVIHNIKLGHLANVIRSFKESRGNLSIPNMEDSLTKKLYSTYLSFLPENKFLYDLKMNCDHRGSFTEFIRTPERGQVSVNVSKPGITKGNHWHHTKNEKFLVVCGEGLIRFRKLDSDEIIEYRVSGEKLQVVDIPTGYTHSIVNVGNCDLVTVMWVNECFDPEKPDTFFLEV; this is encoded by the coding sequence ATGAAAATTTTAGTTACAGGTTCTCAAGGTTTTGTAGGGAAAAATCTTGTAGCTGAACTTAAAAATAAAGGGTATAACGATATTTATGAATTTAGTAGAGAAAGTGATCGATCTTTACTAGAAAAATACACACAAGATTGTGACTTTGTATTCCACCTTGCCGGTATTAATAGACCAAAAGATGAGAGTGAATTTATAGAGGGTAATGTTGGCTTTACAGCTGAATTGCTAGAACTACTAAAGAAATCTAATAATAAAGCGCCTGTGTTAATCACTTCATCAATCCAAGCTGAAAAGGATAATCCTTATGGAAGAAGTAAAAAGGCAGGCGAGGATTTATTATTTGATTACTATAAAGAAACTAATGTAAAAGTTTTCATTTATAGACTGCCAAACATATTTGGGAAGTGGAGCAAGCCTAATTACAATACAGTAGTAGCTACCTATTGCCATAATATAGCTAGAGACATGGATATCCAGATAAACAATCCGGATGCAGAACTTACTCTTTGTTATATCGATGATCTAATAGAAGAATTTTTTAGAGCTTTAGAGGAGACTCCAACTATTTCAGGTGACTACTGTGCCATACCTGTAATACACAACATCAAACTTGGTCATTTAGCAAATGTAATAAGGAGCTTCAAAGAAAGCAGGGGAAATTTAAGTATTCCTAATATGGAAGATTCTTTAACTAAGAAACTTTATAGTACATATTTAAGTTTTTTACCGGAGAATAAGTTTTTGTACGATCTTAAGATGAATTGCGATCATAGAGGGTCATTTACAGAATTTATTAGAACCCCAGAGAGAGGTCAAGTGTCAGTAAATGTATCAAAACCTGGGATAACGAAAGGGAACCATTGGCATCATACTAAAAATGAAAAGTTTTTAGTCGTTTGCGGGGAAGGGCTAATTCGATTTAGAAAATTGGATTCAGATGAGATTATTGAATATAGAGTAAGTGGGGAAAAGTTACAAGTTGTAGATATTCCTACTGGATATACCCACTCGATTGTCAATGTAGGAAATTGTGACTTAGTAACAGTAATGTGGGTAAATGAGTGCTTCGATCCAGAAAAGCCGGACACTTTCTTCTTGGAGGTATAA
- a CDS encoding nucleoside-diphosphate sugar epimerase/dehydratase codes for MFKDKTLLITGGTGSFGNAVMKRFLDTDIKEIRIFSRDEKKQDDMRKLFNNDKLKFYLGDVRDLASVKNAMHGIDYIFHAAALKQVPSCEFFPLEAVKTNVLGTDNVLTAAIEYGVKKVICLSTDKAAYPINAMGISKAMMEKVFVAKSKTVSPEKTLICGTRYGNVMASRGSVIPLFIEQIKSGQPLTVTDPNMTRYLMSLEEAVELVIFAFHNAAAGDIMVQKAPASLIGDLAQAVKELFNAENEIKVIGTRHGEKLYETLLTREEYVVAEDMGGFFRVPADQRDLNYDKYFVDGNKKLTTVEEYNSQNTELLNIEQIKEKLLALDYVQDELNKWNEKSYILN; via the coding sequence ATGTTTAAAGATAAAACATTATTAATTACTGGAGGAACTGGCTCATTCGGCAATGCTGTAATGAAGAGATTTCTTGATACAGATATAAAAGAAATTCGAATTTTTTCTCGTGACGAAAAAAAGCAAGATGATATGAGAAAACTTTTTAATAATGACAAGCTAAAGTTTTATCTTGGGGATGTTAGAGATTTAGCAAGTGTAAAAAATGCTATGCATGGTATAGATTATATTTTTCATGCTGCTGCTCTGAAACAGGTACCTTCATGTGAATTCTTTCCGCTTGAAGCAGTAAAAACAAATGTTTTAGGAACTGACAACGTACTCACAGCTGCCATCGAATATGGAGTTAAAAAAGTAATTTGTCTTTCAACAGATAAAGCTGCTTATCCAATTAATGCTATGGGAATATCTAAAGCGATGATGGAAAAGGTATTTGTTGCAAAATCAAAGACTGTTTCTCCAGAGAAAACTCTTATTTGTGGTACTAGATACGGTAATGTAATGGCATCAAGGGGATCAGTTATTCCATTATTTATTGAGCAGATTAAAAGTGGACAGCCTTTAACGGTAACAGACCCAAATATGACTCGGTACTTAATGAGTCTTGAAGAGGCAGTAGAGTTGGTTATATTCGCATTTCATAATGCTGCTGCTGGCGATATCATGGTGCAAAAAGCACCAGCAAGTTTGATTGGAGATCTTGCACAAGCTGTTAAAGAGCTATTTAATGCAGAAAATGAGATTAAAGTAATAGGTACTCGTCATGGAGAGAAGTTATATGAGACTCTTCTTACAAGAGAAGAATACGTTGTAGCGGAAGATATGGGTGGTTTCTTTAGGGTTCCTGCAGATCAAAGGGATCTAAACTATGATAAGTATTTTGTAGATGGAAATAAAAAGTTAACCACCGTTGAAGAATATAACTCACAAAATACTGAACTATTAAATATTGAACAAATAAAGGAAAAACTTCTTGCTTTAGACTATGTGCAAGACGAGCTTAATAAATGGAATGAAAAAAGTTACATATTGAATTAG
- a CDS encoding glycosyltransferase family 4 protein, which translates to MRVLYIATSFPEPGKGATIYTDLAEALHEAGHEITVAVSEQAKNKQYTEMKKERGFDVLRIVTGNYYDVGFIEKGITTLKIPMLMKKGIDKYLGSRKFDFILFESPPVTNAGLVAWAKKKFSCPSYLMLKDIFPQNAVDLGIIKGNSILHRYFKSKEKKLLQTADHIGAMSTANKQYVLNHNSWIKSEKMEIFPNTKKLTNSINSEGFPIRERFGIPEESCVFLFGGNMGRPQYVDLLCEVIKECKNEKDIYFLFIGRGTDRYKLELAIKEYCINNAIVIENLPRSEYEQITKECDVGLIVLDPRFTIPNYPSRILAYMEYAKPVIAATDKVTDLKEMIEKANCGEWVWSGDVHSFIKKIKEMAKSERLTQMGANGRKYLENNFNVNRSVEILEKHFEKVR; encoded by the coding sequence TTGAGAGTACTTTACATTGCAACTTCGTTTCCGGAGCCAGGTAAGGGAGCTACAATATATACAGATTTAGCAGAGGCACTTCATGAAGCGGGTCATGAGATTACAGTGGCTGTATCTGAACAGGCTAAGAACAAACAATATACTGAAATGAAAAAAGAACGTGGTTTTGATGTATTGCGTATTGTAACTGGAAATTATTATGATGTAGGTTTTATAGAAAAAGGAATAACTACTCTGAAAATACCAATGTTAATGAAAAAGGGCATAGATAAGTATTTAGGGAGTAGAAAATTTGATTTTATCTTGTTTGAGTCACCACCAGTAACAAATGCAGGTTTGGTAGCCTGGGCAAAGAAGAAGTTCAGCTGTCCGTCATATCTAATGCTCAAAGATATTTTTCCTCAGAATGCGGTAGATTTAGGAATAATAAAAGGAAACAGTATTTTACATCGATATTTCAAATCAAAGGAAAAAAAGTTATTACAAACTGCAGATCACATTGGTGCTATGTCTACTGCCAATAAGCAATATGTGTTAAATCATAATTCATGGATTAAATCAGAGAAAATGGAAATTTTCCCTAATACTAAGAAATTAACAAATAGTATAAATTCAGAAGGTTTTCCTATAAGAGAGCGATTCGGAATTCCTGAAGAATCATGTGTTTTTTTATTTGGTGGAAACATGGGCAGACCACAGTATGTAGACCTTTTATGTGAAGTCATTAAAGAATGTAAGAATGAAAAAGATATATACTTCCTTTTTATTGGTAGGGGAACTGATAGATATAAGTTAGAACTAGCTATAAAAGAGTATTGTATAAACAATGCTATTGTGATTGAGAATCTACCAAGAAGTGAGTACGAACAAATAACAAAAGAATGTGATGTTGGACTGATTGTACTTGACCCGCGATTCACCATACCAAATTATCCATCTCGTATTCTTGCATATATGGAATATGCAAAGCCAGTCATTGCAGCTACAGATAAAGTCACTGATCTTAAAGAAATGATTGAGAAGGCTAACTGTGGTGAATGGGTATGGTCCGGGGATGTACATAGTTTTATAAAAAAGATAAAAGAAATGGCCAAATCAGAAAGACTGACTCAAATGGGCGCTAACGGACGTAAGTATTTAGAAAATAATTTTAATGTTAATCGTTCTGTTGAAATTTTAGAGAAGCATTTCGAAAAGGTGAGGTAG